A window of the Nitrospiraceae bacterium genome harbors these coding sequences:
- the ileS gene encoding isoleucine--tRNA ligase — MDYKSTLNLPKTEFPMKANLPQREPDMLAWWAQERIYERLQESRQGRPRYVLHDGPPYANGKIHIGHALNKILKDMIVKSKTMSGFQVPYVPGWDCHGLPIEHQVLKELGEKKKDLDPLAIRRLCKEYAEKFVSIQRDEFKRLGVLGDWDRPYLTLNAAYEATILREFGKFVERGGVYKGLKPVLWCTQDQTALAEAEVEYDDHTSPSIYVKFPLAASPAVLSKRFGGLVLPPEAKSAAVVIWTTTPWTLPANQAVCLHADIDYAFVLVGDELLIMAEKLVDQVAKACSLPSHRIVGVKKGGEGFEGLETQRPLTTGLSPILLGDFVTLEQGTGCVHIAPGHGMEDYILVLGHNAKASVGERLEILAPVDNGGRFTPAVTEFAGQHVFKANPKIVERLKENGRLLGHGSLNHSYPHCWRCKQPVIFRATEQWFVSMETNDLRRETLAEIGRVQWVPPWGRDRIEGMISNRPDWCLSRQRVWGVPIPGFTCTKCRGVLASPRVIDHVADLIGQHGTDHWFAKTAADLLPNGTTCGQCGGNEFEKERDILDVWFESGVSFAAVLKPRQWWPADLYLEGSDQHRGWFHSALLAGVITDRCAPYKAVLTHGFVVDGAGKKMSKSAGNVVAPQDVIKQSGAEILRLWVSAQDYREDLRISQEILNHLIEAYRKIRNTCRFLLSNLYDFDPVRDRVPFERLPELDRWALMRLAELIPRVKQGYDDFEFHSIFHAINNFCSVDLSAVYLDILKDRLYTFRHDSPLRRSSQTVLFDILVALTRLMAPVLSFTAEEIWRMLPEAVRTEAQAPSVLMAMFPEVEPRWMDAELAKRWERLLGYRVKIQGALEKLRRDKTIGAPLEASVTVHATAEAYAFLKPYEDILPNLCIVSQVELAQDRSASEGQSWPEDIDVTVVRSAHPKCERCWNYRPAVGSFPDHPTLCDRCVEAVR; from the coding sequence ATGGACTATAAATCGACATTGAACCTTCCCAAGACCGAATTCCCGATGAAGGCGAATTTGCCGCAGCGGGAACCGGACATGTTGGCCTGGTGGGCGCAGGAGCGGATCTACGAGCGCCTTCAGGAGTCGCGCCAGGGGCGGCCACGCTACGTCTTGCACGACGGACCTCCCTACGCGAACGGCAAGATCCATATCGGCCATGCGCTGAACAAGATTCTCAAGGACATGATCGTGAAGTCGAAGACCATGTCCGGCTTCCAGGTGCCTTATGTGCCGGGATGGGACTGTCACGGCCTGCCGATCGAACATCAGGTCCTGAAGGAACTTGGGGAGAAGAAAAAGGATCTCGACCCGCTCGCCATCCGAAGATTGTGTAAGGAGTATGCCGAGAAGTTCGTATCGATTCAGCGCGACGAATTCAAACGTTTGGGGGTACTGGGCGATTGGGACCGGCCCTACCTGACCCTGAACGCTGCGTACGAAGCGACCATCTTGCGTGAGTTCGGCAAGTTCGTGGAGCGGGGCGGGGTCTACAAAGGATTGAAGCCGGTGCTCTGGTGCACTCAGGACCAGACCGCCCTGGCCGAAGCCGAAGTTGAGTACGATGACCACACGTCGCCTTCCATCTATGTGAAGTTTCCCCTGGCGGCGTCTCCGGCCGTTCTGAGCAAACGGTTCGGTGGGCTGGTCTTGCCGCCCGAAGCCAAATCCGCTGCCGTCGTTATCTGGACCACCACGCCTTGGACGCTTCCTGCGAACCAGGCGGTCTGTCTGCATGCCGACATTGACTATGCGTTCGTACTCGTCGGCGACGAACTGCTGATCATGGCTGAGAAACTCGTCGACCAGGTGGCCAAGGCCTGCAGCCTGCCGTCGCATCGGATCGTCGGGGTGAAGAAGGGCGGCGAGGGTTTCGAAGGTTTGGAAACGCAACGGCCGTTGACGACCGGCCTGTCTCCGATTCTGTTGGGCGACTTCGTGACGCTGGAGCAGGGAACCGGCTGCGTCCACATCGCTCCCGGGCACGGCATGGAGGACTATATCCTCGTCCTCGGGCACAACGCCAAGGCGTCGGTCGGGGAACGGCTCGAGATTCTGGCGCCGGTGGACAACGGCGGCCGGTTTACCCCGGCCGTGACGGAGTTCGCAGGGCAGCATGTCTTCAAGGCCAATCCGAAGATCGTGGAGCGACTCAAAGAGAACGGCCGATTGCTCGGTCATGGATCGTTGAATCACAGCTATCCCCATTGCTGGCGTTGTAAGCAGCCGGTGATCTTCCGCGCCACGGAGCAATGGTTCGTTTCGATGGAGACGAACGATCTCCGGCGGGAAACCCTGGCCGAGATCGGACGCGTGCAGTGGGTGCCGCCCTGGGGGCGTGACCGGATCGAGGGCATGATTTCCAATCGGCCAGATTGGTGTTTGTCGCGCCAGCGAGTGTGGGGTGTGCCGATCCCGGGCTTTACCTGCACGAAGTGCCGTGGCGTGTTGGCCTCACCCCGGGTGATCGACCATGTGGCGGACCTGATCGGGCAGCACGGGACCGACCATTGGTTTGCCAAGACCGCGGCCGACCTGCTTCCGAACGGGACGACCTGCGGACAATGTGGCGGGAACGAGTTCGAGAAGGAACGGGACATTCTCGATGTTTGGTTCGAATCAGGCGTCAGTTTCGCGGCGGTGCTTAAACCTAGGCAGTGGTGGCCGGCGGATCTGTATTTGGAAGGATCGGATCAGCATCGCGGCTGGTTCCACAGCGCGTTGCTTGCCGGTGTCATCACCGACCGCTGCGCTCCCTACAAGGCTGTCCTTACCCATGGATTTGTGGTCGACGGTGCCGGGAAAAAGATGTCGAAGTCCGCGGGGAATGTGGTGGCGCCGCAGGATGTGATCAAACAGTCGGGCGCGGAGATCCTCCGCCTCTGGGTGTCGGCGCAGGATTACCGGGAAGATCTTCGGATTTCCCAAGAGATTTTGAACCATCTGATCGAGGCCTATCGCAAGATCCGGAATACCTGCCGGTTCTTGCTGAGCAATCTGTACGATTTCGATCCGGTCCGTGATCGTGTCCCGTTCGAGCGGCTGCCTGAACTCGACCGGTGGGCGCTCATGCGGCTGGCCGAGCTGATTCCACGTGTGAAGCAGGGCTACGACGACTTCGAGTTTCACAGCATCTTCCATGCGATCAACAATTTCTGCTCGGTCGACTTGAGTGCCGTCTACTTGGACATCCTCAAGGATCGGCTTTATACGTTCCGACACGATTCGCCGTTGCGCCGGAGCTCCCAGACGGTGCTGTTCGACATTTTGGTGGCGCTGACCAGGCTGATGGCGCCGGTGTTGAGCTTTACGGCAGAGGAAATCTGGCGGATGTTGCCAGAAGCCGTGCGCACGGAGGCTCAGGCTCCCAGCGTGCTGATGGCGATGTTTCCGGAGGTCGAGCCTCGCTGGATGGATGCCGAGTTGGCGAAACGATGGGAGCGGCTGCTCGGGTATCGAGTGAAGATACAGGGGGCGCTGGAAAAATTGCGGCGCGATAAGACGATCGGCGCTCCGCTGGAGGCCAGCGTGACCGTCCATGCGACCGCGGAGGCCTACGCTTTCTTGAAGCCGTACGAGGACATCCTCCCGAACCTATGCATCGTGTCTCAGGTTGAGTTGGCGCAGGATCGTTCGGCGAGTGAGGGCCAATCATGGCCGGAGGACATCGACGTCACGGTCGTGCGCAGCGCCCATCCCAAGTGCGAGCGTTGCTGGAATTATCGCCCCGCCGTGGGCTCGTTCCCGGACCATCCGACCTTGTGCGATCGATGCGTTGAGGCTGTCCGGTGA
- the lspA gene encoding signal peptidase II, producing the protein MNGTLRYVLLGALSFVIIVLDQWTKLHVMDTMRLHESIPVVPNLFSITYIRNPGAAFGFLSSSSSSFRFIFFGITSVFALGLLGTILVRMPADEWMGQLSVAGILGGAIGNLLDRLRYGEVIDFLDFYVNGYHWPAFNIADSAITVGVAFLILHFAFEKQKDPEPAPSEDRPA; encoded by the coding sequence GTGAACGGAACCCTTCGGTACGTCCTGCTGGGGGCGCTGAGTTTCGTCATCATCGTTCTGGATCAGTGGACCAAGCTCCACGTGATGGACACGATGCGGTTGCATGAGTCGATTCCGGTCGTTCCCAACCTCTTCAGCATCACCTACATCCGAAACCCCGGCGCCGCCTTTGGGTTTCTCTCCTCCAGCAGCAGTTCCTTCCGTTTCATCTTTTTCGGGATCACGTCCGTGTTCGCGCTGGGTCTGCTCGGCACGATTCTGGTGCGGATGCCGGCCGATGAGTGGATGGGGCAGCTCAGCGTCGCCGGGATTCTGGGCGGGGCGATCGGCAATCTGCTGGATCGACTGCGTTACGGAGAGGTGATCGATTTCTTGGACTTTTATGTGAACGGCTACCACTGGCCCGCGTTCAACATCGCGGACTCGGCCATCACCGTCGGCGTCGCCTTCCTCATCCTGCACTTTGCGTTTGAGAAGCAGAAGGATCCAGAGCCGGCTCCATCCGAAGACCGCCCGGCCTGA